One window of the Thermasporomyces composti genome contains the following:
- a CDS encoding helix-turn-helix domain-containing protein, which translates to MGVAPDVPAPVYREHDLFTLAALPIHAGVHELDGDSEIHAHDFVEIAVVGGGSGVHVSAQGRIPLRRGTVIVLRPGAWHGFASCRRLVVANTCLSPVALGTDLAMLRDDPGLRELLGSAGNGRQGVFWTSISGRDADEAVTAIDVLGRRLADEPHQRVLLLGHLLTVLGRLARTPDSAPANGAPRRTPPHPAVSTVVARFQAAPAHPWTLEEAATLVHLDPAYLTRLFRRHLGLPPIAYLARVRAEKAAELLAGTSLPVARVGALVGWPDPTYFARRFRALVGLTPTDYRQRVAGYRQRAAGSAAPPATGKVGTVGPRVDAWTRSSLTSTRPV; encoded by the coding sequence ATGGGCGTCGCGCCCGACGTGCCCGCCCCGGTCTACCGCGAGCACGACCTGTTCACGCTGGCGGCCCTCCCCATCCACGCCGGTGTCCACGAGCTCGACGGCGACAGCGAGATCCACGCGCACGACTTCGTCGAGATCGCCGTCGTGGGCGGCGGGTCGGGCGTCCACGTGTCCGCACAAGGTCGCATACCGCTTCGTCGTGGCACCGTGATCGTCCTTCGTCCAGGCGCCTGGCATGGCTTCGCGTCGTGTCGCCGACTCGTCGTCGCCAACACCTGCCTGTCGCCTGTCGCGTTGGGCACCGACCTCGCCATGCTGCGCGACGACCCCGGTCTACGAGAGCTCTTGGGAAGCGCGGGCAACGGACGTCAGGGCGTCTTCTGGACGTCGATCAGTGGCCGGGACGCCGACGAAGCAGTGACCGCGATCGACGTCCTGGGACGACGCCTGGCCGACGAGCCCCACCAGCGCGTTCTCCTCCTCGGCCACCTCCTCACCGTCCTCGGCCGGCTCGCTCGGACACCGGACAGTGCGCCGGCCAACGGGGCGCCGCGGCGTACTCCCCCGCATCCGGCGGTGTCGACGGTGGTGGCACGCTTCCAGGCCGCTCCAGCGCATCCGTGGACCCTGGAGGAGGCCGCGACCCTCGTCCATCTGGACCCGGCGTACCTCACCCGTCTCTTCCGTCGCCACCTCGGGCTGCCTCCGATCGCCTACCTCGCCCGGGTGCGCGCCGAGAAGGCGGCCGAGCTCTTGGCGGGGACGAGCCTTCCGGTCGCCCGCGTCGGCGCCCTCGTGGGCTGGCCCGACCCCACGTACTTCGCGCGACGCTTCCGCGCGCTCGTGGGACTGACCCCGACGGACTATCGGCAGCGTGTCGCCGGCTATCGGCAGCGTGCCGCCGGATCGGCCGCGCCGCCCGCGACAGGCAAGGTGGGGACGGTAGGCCCTAGAGTCGACGCGTGGACACGATCGAGCCTCACCTCGACGCGACCGGTGTAG
- a CDS encoding phytanoyl-CoA dioxygenase family protein: MTVAEAVTWRRDVDSSGTIPDELVEAYRRDGFVRVRGILEPDEVERFRQAAQAYLEAHRAEDYSRHSVFTQLVNVWQHDEVLRELTLHPRLARVAEQLAGVRLRIWHDHMLVKEPHNNVATHFHQDRPYWPHTGETLSLSAWVALVDVPPERGCMSFLPGTHGLTGYRPQDLHDEEDLFRVNPELRWHPRVTIPLRAGDCTFHSSYTGHMALPNTTSMARLAFVIAYMDADTTYSGAPHVVTDPLGLRPGDRLDGEAFPRPLD, encoded by the coding sequence ATGACGGTGGCAGAGGCAGTCACGTGGCGCCGCGACGTTGACTCATCGGGGACGATCCCGGACGAGCTCGTCGAGGCGTATCGGAGGGACGGGTTCGTCCGCGTCCGCGGAATCCTCGAGCCCGACGAGGTGGAGCGTTTCCGTCAGGCGGCGCAGGCCTACCTGGAGGCGCACCGCGCGGAGGACTACTCACGTCACTCGGTGTTCACCCAGCTGGTGAACGTCTGGCAGCACGACGAGGTGCTCCGGGAGCTGACCCTGCACCCGCGTCTGGCGCGGGTGGCCGAGCAGCTGGCCGGTGTGCGCCTGCGGATCTGGCACGACCACATGCTGGTGAAGGAGCCGCACAACAACGTCGCCACGCACTTCCACCAGGACCGGCCGTACTGGCCGCACACGGGTGAAACGCTGTCGCTGTCGGCGTGGGTGGCGCTCGTCGACGTCCCACCCGAGCGCGGCTGCATGTCGTTCCTGCCGGGCACCCACGGTCTCACCGGGTACCGGCCTCAGGACCTCCACGACGAGGAGGACCTGTTCCGTGTCAACCCGGAGTTGCGTTGGCACCCACGGGTGACGATTCCGCTCCGTGCGGGTGACTGCACCTTCCACTCCAGCTACACCGGCCACATGGCCCTCCCCAATACGACGAGCATGGCCCGGCTGGCGTTCGTGATCGCCTACATGGACGCCGACACCACCTACTCCGGGGCGCCGCACGTCGTGACTGACCCGCTCGGTCTGCGGCCCGGTGATCGGCTCGATGGTGAGGCCTTCCCTCGTCCGCTGGACTGA
- a CDS encoding SAM hydrolase/SAM-dependent halogenase family protein — protein sequence MPDLIALLTDYGTRDGFAAVCHGVIAQAAPEARVIDISHDVPPQDVRHGARVLARVVPYFPPAIYLAVVDPGVGTARRGLALRAGHSLLVGPDNGLLIPAARALGGVTEAYALTNVALWLPDVDRTFHGRDVFAPVAAYLARGGPLKEVGEPVDVDSLAQLPTPLCQVTGDAVTCEVTYVDRYGNVQLAGGESEVELVRDWAGQGRIGVEAGEVQDDATVASTFGDVADGELLVYQDSDGRLALAVNNGDAARRLRAVPGDLVTLRPVEAR from the coding sequence ATGCCGGATCTCATTGCGCTCCTCACCGACTACGGCACCCGCGACGGCTTCGCGGCCGTGTGCCACGGCGTCATCGCCCAGGCCGCGCCGGAAGCCCGGGTGATCGACATCAGCCACGACGTCCCACCCCAAGACGTCCGGCACGGTGCCAGGGTGCTCGCCCGGGTGGTGCCGTACTTCCCGCCCGCGATCTACCTCGCCGTGGTCGACCCAGGGGTTGGGACCGCGCGACGCGGGCTCGCCCTGCGGGCCGGCCACAGTCTCTTGGTCGGACCGGACAACGGCCTGCTCATCCCCGCTGCGCGCGCGCTCGGCGGGGTGACCGAGGCGTACGCGCTCACCAACGTCGCGTTGTGGCTGCCCGACGTCGACCGGACCTTCCACGGTCGGGACGTCTTCGCGCCGGTCGCGGCGTACCTGGCGCGTGGCGGCCCGTTGAAGGAGGTGGGCGAGCCGGTCGACGTCGACAGCCTCGCCCAGCTGCCGACGCCGCTGTGCCAGGTGACGGGTGACGCGGTGACCTGCGAGGTCACCTATGTCGATCGGTACGGCAACGTGCAACTGGCGGGCGGGGAGAGCGAGGTCGAGCTGGTCCGCGACTGGGCCGGGCAGGGCCGGATCGGCGTCGAGGCTGGTGAGGTCCAGGACGACGCGACGGTGGCGTCCACCTTCGGCGACGTCGCCGACGGCGAACTGCTCGTCTACCAGGACTCCGACGGCCGCCTCGCGCTCGCGGTCAACAACGGTGATGCGGCGCGACGGCTGCGCGCGGTGCCGGGCGACCTGGTGACACTGCGGCCGGTGGAGGCGCGCTGA
- a CDS encoding inorganic diphosphatase, producing MDVDVTIEIPKGQRNKYEMDHATGRIRLDRTLFTATLYPADYGFIEGTLGQDEDPLDALVLLEEPTFPGCLVRARAIGMFRMRDEKGPDDKVLCVQSTDVRMSHVQDVEDLPEFQLLEIRHFFEVYKVLEPGKSVEGARWVGRAEAEAEIRASQERFRAAHQPG from the coding sequence GTGGACGTCGACGTCACGATCGAGATCCCCAAGGGGCAGCGCAACAAGTACGAGATGGACCACGCGACGGGCCGGATCCGGCTCGACCGCACGCTGTTCACCGCCACGCTCTACCCGGCCGACTACGGCTTCATCGAGGGCACGCTCGGCCAGGACGAGGACCCGCTGGACGCTCTCGTCCTCCTCGAGGAGCCCACGTTCCCCGGCTGCCTGGTCCGCGCCCGGGCGATCGGGATGTTCCGGATGCGCGACGAAAAGGGCCCCGACGACAAGGTGCTCTGCGTCCAGAGCACCGACGTGCGGATGAGCCACGTCCAGGATGTCGAGGACCTGCCGGAGTTCCAGCTCTTGGAGATCCGCCACTTCTTCGAGGTCTACAAGGTGCTCGAGCCCGGCAAGTCCGTCGAGGGTGCGCGCTGGGTCGGTCGGGCGGAAGCCGAGGCGGAGATCCGCGCCTCCCAGGAACGGTTCCGCGCGGCGCACCAGCCCGGCTGA
- the dacB gene encoding D-alanyl-D-alanine carboxypeptidase/D-alanyl-D-alanine endopeptidase, with the protein MSLTVALALLVAFAVVGLGAAVVLTNGVLAGAERTAKEPAATAPTKATSRPTPSPTPTVERLAGPVLPVRDAATLPTKEGLAAALGPILASPDLGSHVSVAVRDVATGRLLYGKDPHGAYIPASTTKILTCVAALAALGPDHRFETKVVTGSAPDQIVLVGGGDPFLATEAARKRATGSKAYPVPATIEQLAAETAKQLRVAGTKRVRVLVDDTLFRDRSSPTWESQYIPTGVVSPLSALWVNEAKLSWPSWQPRAKDPALNAADAFIEALREAGIATVGEPARGRAPAQARVIASIQSPRLDAIVERVIRISDNDGAEVLAHHVALAEGKPATFEGAAAAVKAVLGRLGVRSLEEIQLYDGSGLSRDGRLSANVLTETIVVAASPEHPELRAVLTGLPVAGYDGSLEKRFYHDPSDPGVGIVRAKTGTLSGVSSLAGVVTTRDGAVLAFALMTDKATTGDPRPPLDELAAALAECGCR; encoded by the coding sequence GTGAGCCTCACGGTCGCGCTGGCGCTGCTCGTGGCCTTCGCCGTCGTCGGCCTCGGCGCTGCCGTCGTCCTCACCAACGGGGTCCTGGCGGGAGCCGAGAGAACCGCCAAGGAGCCCGCGGCCACCGCGCCGACGAAGGCGACCTCCCGCCCGACGCCGTCCCCGACCCCCACGGTCGAGCGGTTGGCCGGTCCGGTCCTGCCGGTACGCGACGCGGCCACGCTTCCCACGAAGGAAGGCCTGGCCGCCGCCCTCGGGCCGATCCTCGCCTCACCCGACCTCGGCTCTCATGTCTCGGTGGCCGTTCGCGACGTCGCGACCGGCCGGCTCCTGTACGGCAAGGACCCGCACGGCGCCTACATCCCGGCGTCCACGACGAAGATCCTCACCTGCGTGGCGGCCTTGGCCGCCCTGGGACCCGACCACCGCTTCGAGACCAAGGTCGTCACCGGCAGCGCACCGGACCAGATCGTGCTCGTCGGCGGCGGCGACCCCTTCCTGGCCACCGAGGCGGCGAGGAAGCGGGCCACCGGTTCCAAGGCCTACCCTGTCCCGGCCACGATCGAGCAGCTCGCCGCCGAGACCGCGAAGCAGTTGCGCGTCGCCGGCACCAAGCGGGTGCGGGTCCTCGTCGACGACACCCTCTTCCGCGACCGGTCGAGCCCCACCTGGGAGAGCCAGTACATCCCGACCGGTGTGGTGTCGCCGCTGTCCGCGCTGTGGGTGAACGAGGCGAAGCTGTCGTGGCCGTCCTGGCAGCCGCGGGCCAAGGACCCCGCGCTCAACGCGGCGGACGCCTTCATCGAGGCCTTGCGGGAGGCCGGTATCGCCACCGTGGGCGAGCCGGCCAGGGGACGCGCGCCGGCCCAGGCCCGCGTGATCGCCTCCATTCAGTCGCCGCGACTCGACGCGATCGTGGAGCGGGTGATCCGCATCAGCGACAACGATGGGGCGGAGGTGCTCGCGCACCACGTCGCGCTCGCCGAGGGGAAGCCGGCGACGTTCGAGGGAGCCGCTGCCGCGGTGAAGGCGGTGCTGGGTCGGCTCGGCGTCCGAAGCCTCGAGGAGATCCAGCTCTACGACGGCAGCGGGCTGTCCCGCGACGGTCGGCTCAGCGCCAACGTCCTCACCGAGACCATCGTGGTGGCCGCGAGTCCGGAGCATCCCGAGCTGCGGGCCGTGCTGACCGGTCTTCCGGTGGCTGGGTACGACGGAAGCCTGGAGAAGCGCTTCTACCACGACCCGTCCGACCCCGGGGTCGGCATCGTGCGCGCCAAGACCGGGACCTTGAGCGGTGTGTCGTCGCTCGCCGGAGTCGTCACGACCAGGGACGGCGCCGTCCTGGCTTTCGCCCTCATGACCGACAAGGCCACGACCGGCGACCCGCGCCCACCACTCGACGAGCTCGCAGCGGCGCTCGCGGAGTGCGGCTGCCGCTGA